In Bacteroidales bacterium, a single window of DNA contains:
- a CDS encoding uroporphyrinogen decarboxylase family protein, protein MNGKERILTALEIREADCVPLYIHGINEAPIIGIGKQMTDDLPEPRDFRLMNDRDKFKLVDTLFMIHEQFDIDGITTFELGHEEKVDDLHVKDGFGVVYKLSEYGIPVPVGHPLKTMADLKNFTSPVPRKEDLGLLNLAVERFKGQKATFWLMRGIFVRSWRLIGMTNYMLNLYTDPEFLHQVAKMMLEFNLAQLDLLVEAGLDVLVIEDDIAMDNGPMISLEHFKLFVNQYNRQIVERAHQKGLKVVRHSDGKLWPLLDVLIETGYDGINPLEPQAGMAMKKVKDYCGDKICLLGNIDCVDLLPNGTPKQVEQAVIQTIEDGAAGGGLIICSSNSLHPGVKPENCMAMFGAVRKHGQYKIAGNRGGGDWLEKASEK, encoded by the coding sequence ATGAATGGAAAAGAAAGAATACTAACAGCCCTTGAGATAAGAGAAGCGGATTGCGTCCCCTTGTATATCCACGGTATCAATGAGGCGCCAATCATCGGCATTGGAAAACAAATGACGGATGATCTTCCTGAACCCCGGGATTTCAGATTGATGAATGACCGGGATAAATTCAAGCTTGTGGATACGCTTTTTATGATCCATGAGCAGTTTGACATCGACGGCATCACGACTTTTGAACTAGGTCACGAAGAAAAAGTAGATGATCTTCATGTTAAAGATGGATTCGGAGTGGTCTACAAATTGTCGGAATACGGCATTCCCGTACCTGTTGGCCACCCTCTAAAAACGATGGCTGACCTGAAAAATTTCACTTCCCCGGTTCCCCGAAAAGAAGATTTGGGCCTTTTAAACCTTGCAGTTGAACGGTTCAAAGGTCAAAAGGCCACGTTTTGGCTTATGAGGGGCATTTTCGTCCGTTCATGGCGGTTGATCGGTATGACAAACTACATGCTAAATTTATATACCGATCCTGAATTTCTCCACCAGGTGGCGAAAATGATGTTGGAATTCAATCTTGCCCAGTTGGACCTGCTGGTTGAAGCTGGTCTTGATGTTCTTGTCATTGAAGATGATATTGCTATGGACAACGGGCCCATGATCTCTCTGGAACATTTCAAACTATTTGTAAATCAATACAACAGGCAGATCGTCGAAAGAGCGCATCAAAAAGGGCTTAAAGTGGTCAGACACTCTGATGGTAAGCTCTGGCCCCTTTTGGATGTTCTTATCGAAACCGGGTACGATGGGATCAATCCCCTGGAGCCCCAGGCTGGTATGGCAATGAAAAAGGTAAAAGATTACTGCGGTGATAAGATCTGTCTGTTAGGGAACATCGATTGTGTGGATCTTCTGCCCAATGGGACTCCAAAGCAGGTTGAGCAGGCCGTCATCCAAACGATTGAAGACGGGGCCGCTGGCGGCGGGTTGATAATCTGCTCTTCTAATTCGTTACATCCAGGGGT